A single genomic interval of Spirosoma taeanense harbors:
- a CDS encoding DUF4199 domain-containing protein, translating to MNEEPSTARVALKWGLILGVAQILFSTFLFLTDGIGNASLGYVSYALSIAGIVLVMRDFRTLNGGYMSYGQGLSLGTLTAAVSGFLSSLFSVFYMTVIDTGVMGRVIEKTREQLEDRGVPDDQIDQQMQVVQMFQSPGLLFVFGIIGAAIGGLIFSLIIAAFMRRNRATPFE from the coding sequence ATGAATGAAGAACCTTCAACTGCCCGCGTTGCCCTCAAATGGGGGTTAATTCTGGGTGTCGCCCAGATTCTGTTCTCAACATTTCTGTTTCTTACGGATGGCATCGGTAATGCCTCACTGGGCTATGTTTCCTACGCGCTCAGCATTGCTGGTATTGTACTGGTAATGCGTGATTTTCGGACGCTGAACGGCGGCTATATGAGCTATGGACAGGGCCTGAGCCTGGGAACGCTGACGGCTGCCGTTTCAGGATTCTTATCCAGTTTATTCTCGGTGTTCTACATGACCGTAATCGACACGGGCGTCATGGGGCGGGTTATTGAGAAAACCCGTGAACAGTTAGAAGACCGGGGGGTTCCGGACGATCAGATCGATCAGCAGATGCAGGTCGTACAGATGTTTCAGAGCCCCGGTCTGCTGTTTGTGTTTGGGATCATTGGAGCGGCCATCGGCGGACTTATTTTTTCGTTGATTATTGCTGCGTTTATGCGCCGGAACCGGGCCACTCCGTTTGAATAA
- the scpA gene encoding methylmalonyl-CoA mutase, with protein MRPDFINLKSSIASTDDQPDSAKAFTTAEGIRLKPRFTVADIADADHLNYAAGIPPYLRGPYASMYVRQPWTIRQYAGFSTAEESNAFYRRNLAAGQKGLSVAFDLATHRGYDSDHPRVVGDVGKAGVAIDSVEDMKILFDQIPLDQMSVSMTMNGAVLPIMAFFIVAAEEQGVSPEKLSGTIQNDILKEFMVRNTYIYPPEPSMRIVGDIFAYTARHMPRFNSISISGYHMHEAGAPAQLELAYTLADGLEYIRTGLRAGMSIDDFAPRLSFFWGIGMNHFMEIAKLRAGRLLWAKIVQQFSPENPKSLALRTHCQTSGYSLTEQDPFNNVARTTIEALAAVLGGTQSLHTNSLDEAIALPTDFSARIARNTQLYLQYETDVTRAVDPWGGSYYVEYLTKELAQKAWALIEEVEQLGGMTRAIETGLPKLRIEEAAARKQARIDAGKDVIVGVNRFRPENETEIELLTIDNQAVREAQIRRLEQIRNKRNTDAVQTALAAITQCAETGEGNLLQLAVEAARHRATLGEISDAMEKAFGRHKATIRAISGIYSAEVSDDENFRLAREMSDHFAALDGRRPRILVAKMGQDGHDRGAKVIATSFADLGFDVDMGPLFQTPAEVARQAAENDVHIVGVSSLAAGHKTLVPQLIEELRTIGRDDILVIAGGVIPAQDYQYLYDAGVRGVFGPGTVISVAAQKILGELLAMINE; from the coding sequence ATGCGCCCTGACTTCATCAACCTGAAATCCTCTATTGCCTCAACTGACGACCAGCCTGATTCAGCAAAAGCCTTTACCACGGCTGAGGGCATCCGGCTTAAGCCGCGCTTTACGGTCGCCGACATTGCCGACGCCGATCATCTGAATTATGCAGCCGGTATTCCGCCCTACCTGCGCGGTCCCTACGCCAGCATGTACGTTCGGCAGCCCTGGACCATCCGGCAATACGCGGGGTTTTCAACGGCGGAAGAATCGAATGCTTTTTACCGGCGTAATCTCGCAGCCGGGCAAAAAGGACTGTCGGTGGCCTTCGACCTGGCGACCCACCGGGGTTACGATTCCGACCACCCGCGCGTTGTCGGCGACGTTGGTAAGGCAGGTGTAGCGATCGATTCGGTGGAGGATATGAAGATTTTATTCGATCAGATTCCCCTCGACCAGATGTCGGTGTCGATGACCATGAACGGAGCGGTGCTGCCCATCATGGCGTTTTTCATCGTTGCGGCCGAAGAACAGGGCGTTTCGCCCGAAAAGCTGTCGGGCACAATCCAGAATGATATCCTGAAGGAATTCATGGTGCGGAACACCTATATCTATCCGCCCGAACCCTCCATGCGCATTGTGGGCGATATTTTTGCCTACACGGCCCGCCACATGCCCAGGTTCAATTCAATCAGCATCAGCGGCTACCATATGCACGAAGCGGGTGCCCCGGCCCAGCTCGAACTGGCCTATACGCTCGCCGACGGACTGGAATATATCCGCACGGGTTTGCGGGCAGGTATGAGCATCGACGATTTTGCTCCGCGACTGTCCTTTTTCTGGGGGATTGGCATGAACCATTTCATGGAGATTGCCAAACTGCGGGCCGGGCGGCTGCTCTGGGCCAAAATCGTACAGCAGTTTTCGCCTGAAAACCCGAAATCGCTGGCGTTACGTACCCACTGCCAGACCTCCGGCTATAGCCTGACCGAACAGGACCCCTTTAATAACGTTGCCCGCACTACCATCGAAGCCTTGGCAGCCGTGCTGGGCGGTACGCAGAGTCTGCACACCAACTCACTGGACGAGGCCATTGCCCTACCTACCGATTTCTCAGCCCGCATTGCCCGCAACACCCAGCTTTATCTGCAATACGAAACCGACGTAACCCGCGCCGTTGATCCGTGGGGCGGCTCTTATTACGTTGAATATTTAACCAAAGAACTGGCTCAAAAAGCGTGGGCGCTGATTGAAGAAGTCGAGCAGTTGGGTGGCATGACCAGGGCCATTGAGACCGGCCTGCCCAAACTTCGCATTGAAGAAGCAGCTGCCCGCAAACAGGCCCGAATTGATGCCGGGAAAGATGTCATTGTGGGTGTTAACAGGTTCAGGCCGGAAAATGAAACAGAGATTGAGCTACTCACCATCGACAACCAGGCCGTCCGGGAAGCCCAGATTCGTAGGCTGGAACAGATTCGAAACAAACGTAATACCGACGCCGTTCAAACAGCGTTGGCGGCCATTACCCAATGCGCCGAAACAGGCGAGGGAAATCTACTGCAGCTAGCCGTTGAAGCAGCCCGCCACCGCGCCACCCTCGGCGAAATCTCCGACGCTATGGAAAAGGCCTTTGGTCGTCATAAAGCCACCATCCGGGCGATATCGGGTATCTACTCTGCCGAAGTATCCGACGATGAGAATTTCCGGCTGGCCCGCGAGATGAGCGATCATTTTGCCGCACTCGACGGACGCCGGCCACGCATTCTGGTGGCCAAAATGGGGCAGGACGGCCACGATCGGGGCGCTAAAGTGATTGCCACCAGCTTTGCCGATCTGGGTTTTGACGTCGATATGGGACCGCTTTTCCAGACCCCTGCCGAGGTGGCCCGGCAAGCCGCCGAAAACGATGTGCATATCGTTGGCGTGTCGAGCCTGGCGGCCGGCCACAAAACGCTGGTTCCCCAACTGATTGAGGAATTGAGGACAATTGGGCGCGACGATATCCTGGTCATTGCCGGGGGCGTGATTCCAGCCCAGGACTATCAATACCTTTACGATGCGGGCGTTCGGGGTGTGTTCGGCCCCGGAACGGTTATTTCCGTAGCCGCCCAGAAAATTCTGGGTGAGTTACTGGCCATGATCAATGAATGA
- the gnd gene encoding phosphogluconate dehydrogenase (NAD(+)-dependent, decarboxylating) produces the protein MHIGFIGLGKMGYNLVSNLVRHGHTVVGYDINETLVEAIKSEGAQGVNSLQDLYQALPEKRILWLMIPAGPLVDNVIEQLLAIMQPGDVVIDGGNSHYQDSLRRYKYLKEKGIGFLDCGTSGGISGALNGACTMVGGDNEVIEPLHEVFRQLSVEGGYLHTGPAGSGHFTKMVHNGIEYGMMQSIAEGFEVLQKSQFPLDFAAVAHMWSNGSVIRGWLMELTEKAFRKDAKLDEIQGRMFSSGEGKWTLETALDLGVPTPVIALSLIMRYRSLQDDTFTGKVVAALRNEFGGHAVAKK, from the coding sequence ATGCACATTGGATTTATTGGCTTAGGTAAAATGGGGTATAACCTCGTTAGCAACTTAGTCCGCCACGGCCACACTGTTGTTGGTTATGACATTAACGAAACCTTAGTTGAAGCGATAAAAAGCGAAGGAGCGCAGGGCGTTAACTCACTGCAGGACCTGTATCAGGCGCTTCCCGAGAAACGGATTTTATGGCTGATGATACCCGCCGGCCCACTGGTTGATAACGTAATTGAACAGTTGCTGGCTATAATGCAGCCCGGCGACGTGGTCATTGATGGTGGTAACTCGCACTATCAGGACTCACTTCGGCGCTATAAATACTTAAAAGAAAAAGGCATTGGTTTTCTGGACTGTGGCACCAGCGGAGGCATCAGCGGAGCCCTTAACGGCGCCTGCACCATGGTTGGTGGTGACAATGAGGTAATTGAACCACTGCACGAAGTATTCCGCCAGCTTTCGGTCGAGGGGGGCTACCTGCACACCGGGCCAGCCGGCAGTGGACACTTTACCAAGATGGTTCATAACGGCATTGAATACGGTATGATGCAGTCTATTGCCGAAGGGTTCGAGGTGCTGCAGAAAAGCCAGTTTCCGCTCGATTTTGCGGCTGTTGCCCATATGTGGAGTAACGGCTCTGTGATTCGCGGCTGGCTGATGGAACTGACCGAAAAGGCGTTCCGGAAAGACGCAAAACTGGATGAAATTCAGGGGCGGATGTTTTCCTCTGGTGAAGGCAAGTGGACGCTCGAAACCGCGCTGGATCTGGGTGTACCAACGCCGGTTATTGCACTTTCGCTTATTATGCGTTACCGCTCGCTGCAGGATGATACCTTCACGGGGAAAGTTGTTGCCGCCTTGCGGAACGAGTTTGGGGGGCACGCCGTCGCGAAAAAATAA
- a CDS encoding DNA/RNA non-specific endonuclease — MIHQLKTLVYLAGLSVLLNGCLRPVTPRTSTGSTQPTRDDNLALGNPSRATLNDPDNYLMAKSTYTLSYSRKRGIANWVSWHLSSAWKGDSPRTNEFRPDPTLPTGWYAAKTSDYTHTGFDRGHLCPSDDRDGSAEDNAATFLLTNIVPQAPRHNREVWKYLEEYERHLVANGNEVYVIAGTYGVGGTGQNGPASALAGGKLTVPASLWKIIVVLPTGSDDVSRISTNTRVIAVNIPNVQSAADKPWNAYVTSIDLLENQTGYDFLSNVSADVQRIIEARVDGGNS, encoded by the coding sequence ATGATTCATCAACTCAAAACTCTCGTTTATCTGGCCGGTCTCAGCGTTCTGCTCAACGGCTGTCTCAGGCCCGTCACGCCCAGAACCTCTACGGGGTCAACGCAGCCAACCCGCGACGATAACCTCGCGCTGGGTAATCCAAGCCGGGCCACGTTGAACGATCCGGACAACTATCTGATGGCAAAATCGACGTATACGCTGTCGTACAGCCGCAAACGGGGTATTGCTAACTGGGTGAGCTGGCACCTGAGTTCGGCCTGGAAAGGCGACAGCCCCCGCACCAACGAGTTTCGGCCTGACCCGACGCTGCCCACGGGCTGGTATGCGGCTAAAACCTCCGACTACACCCATACCGGTTTCGACCGTGGCCACCTGTGCCCATCCGATGACCGGGATGGATCGGCAGAAGACAATGCGGCTACCTTTCTGCTAACCAACATCGTGCCACAGGCGCCACGCCATAACCGCGAGGTCTGGAAATATCTGGAAGAATATGAGCGGCATCTTGTAGCAAACGGCAATGAGGTCTATGTCATTGCCGGAACGTATGGCGTGGGCGGCACGGGGCAGAACGGACCGGCTTCTGCGCTGGCCGGTGGCAAACTGACCGTACCGGCTTCACTCTGGAAGATTATCGTGGTTCTGCCTACGGGTTCGGACGACGTAAGCCGCATTTCGACTAATACACGCGTCATTGCGGTCAATATCCCCAACGTTCAGTCGGCGGCCGACAAGCCCTGGAACGCTTACGTTACGAGTATAGATTTGCTGGAAAACCAGACTGGCTACGACTTTCTGTCGAACGTTTCGGCGGATGTACAGCGCATTATCGAAGCGCGGGTGGACGGCGGGAATAGCTAA
- a CDS encoding fatty acid desaturase family protein, with the protein MKALGIINDPTFSGRTYSRLDQFFLGYIKDERDLPFVYLTIRISLVLIPLSVLLFMPFLTGWAWWAVAAVHFYVSNFVFKGPFGLMLHCTSHRQFFKPEHTWLNNYLPWVLAPFFGHTPETYYSHHIGMHHPENNLEDDESSTMTFQRDSFRSFLAYFGQFFVRGVHDLLKYLHWKNRSKLARRALIGELTFAAVCIALCFVSWPATVLVFIFPLFIYRFIAMLGNWTQHAFVDAEDPGNAYKNSITCINVNYNKKCWNDGYHISHHIRPAMHWTEHPTFFLKTIDKYAQNRAIIFDGLDFLQVFFLLMRGRYDKLAKHMVNLNDTFTDENDAIALLRQRTQRIPVGVAEPSLQRV; encoded by the coding sequence ATGAAGGCACTTGGCATCATTAATGACCCGACCTTTTCTGGACGGACTTACTCCAGGCTGGACCAGTTTTTTCTGGGTTATATTAAAGACGAACGTGATCTGCCGTTTGTGTATCTGACGATTCGCATCAGCCTGGTGTTGATTCCCCTGAGTGTACTGCTGTTTATGCCGTTTCTGACGGGCTGGGCCTGGTGGGCCGTAGCCGCCGTTCATTTTTACGTCAGCAATTTTGTATTTAAAGGGCCGTTTGGGTTAATGCTGCACTGTACGAGCCACCGGCAGTTTTTCAAACCGGAGCACACCTGGCTAAATAATTACCTGCCGTGGGTACTGGCTCCGTTCTTTGGCCATACGCCCGAAACTTACTACAGCCATCACATCGGGATGCACCATCCCGAAAACAATCTCGAAGATGACGAAAGCAGCACGATGACGTTTCAGCGCGACAGTTTCCGGAGTTTTCTGGCTTATTTCGGGCAGTTTTTTGTGCGGGGCGTTCATGATCTGCTGAAATACCTGCACTGGAAAAACCGCTCCAAACTCGCCCGACGTGCCCTGATTGGCGAACTGACGTTTGCTGCGGTCTGCATTGCTCTTTGCTTTGTCAGCTGGCCCGCTACGGTGCTGGTATTCATTTTTCCGCTTTTCATCTATCGCTTCATTGCTATGCTGGGCAACTGGACGCAGCACGCATTCGTAGATGCCGAAGACCCGGGTAATGCCTACAAAAACAGCATTACGTGCATCAACGTTAACTACAACAAAAAGTGCTGGAACGATGGCTATCACATCAGCCACCACATCCGGCCTGCGATGCACTGGACAGAGCACCCTACGTTCTTCCTGAAAACCATCGACAAATACGCGCAGAACCGCGCCATTATCTTCGACGGGCTGGATTTCCTGCAGGTATTTTTCCTGCTGATGCGTGGCCGATACGACAAGCTGGCCAAGCACATGGTTAATCTCAACGATACCTTCACGGATGAAAACGATGCCATCGCCCTCCTGCGTCAACGCACGCAGCGGATTCCGGTCGGCGTAGCTGAGCCAAGTCTGCAACGGGTTTAG
- a CDS encoding VanZ family protein, whose protein sequence is MNNPTLRRAAAIAWTLIMLWGCLLPGPKVPRIMAWHDKLMHVVIFVLFSVLWMLARPGGRTNWPDRAGAIRVLLAGLAFGIIIEVLQYTLPIRRSGDVEDVIADFAGALLGVGVIWLGQTMLKRSDVSR, encoded by the coding sequence ATGAATAATCCGACACTACGCCGGGCTGCTGCTATCGCCTGGACACTCATTATGTTATGGGGCTGTTTATTGCCGGGTCCTAAAGTACCCCGGATTATGGCCTGGCATGATAAGTTGATGCACGTCGTTATTTTCGTTCTGTTTAGTGTGCTCTGGATGCTGGCCCGGCCAGGAGGGCGCACCAACTGGCCCGATCGGGCCGGAGCAATCCGTGTATTGCTGGCCGGCCTGGCATTCGGCATCATCATCGAGGTATTGCAGTATACGCTACCCATTCGCCGGTCGGGTGACGTAGAAGACGTAATTGCCGACTTTGCGGGCGCGCTTCTCGGCGTAGGTGTGATCTGGCTTGGACAGACCATGCTAAAAAGAAGTGATGTGAGCCGCTAA
- the gldF gene encoding gliding motility-associated ABC transporter permease subunit GldF: MLAIFRKEINQFFSSPIAYIIMAVFLTAVGLLLWVFPDTSLLENGYADMGTFFNLTPYVMLFLVPAVTMRSIADERRAGTLEWLLTKPVSRWSVVVGKFLASWLLVALTLLPTLLYYFTLYQLGSPVGNIDSAGVFGSYIGLLLLGGVFVAIGLWASSLNDNQVVAFVLGVFFCFLLYVGLGALAGLSAVGGLGYYLSYFALDEQYRALGRGLIDSRNLVYLLSLIIFFLLLTVNRLHVSR, from the coding sequence GTGCTGGCTATTTTTCGCAAAGAAATTAATCAATTCTTCTCGTCGCCCATTGCCTACATCATCATGGCCGTGTTCCTGACGGCGGTAGGGTTGCTCTTATGGGTTTTTCCCGATACGAGTCTGCTCGAAAACGGCTATGCCGATATGGGCACGTTTTTCAACCTGACGCCCTACGTCATGCTGTTTCTGGTGCCGGCCGTAACGATGCGTTCCATTGCCGACGAACGGCGAGCGGGCACCCTCGAATGGCTGCTTACCAAACCTGTGAGCCGGTGGAGCGTAGTTGTGGGTAAGTTCCTGGCGAGCTGGCTGCTGGTTGCGCTGACGCTCCTGCCCACACTGCTGTATTATTTTACGCTCTATCAACTCGGTTCTCCCGTCGGCAATATTGACTCGGCCGGGGTGTTTGGCTCCTATATCGGGCTGTTGCTATTAGGGGGAGTGTTTGTCGCCATTGGCCTGTGGGCATCCTCGCTCAACGACAATCAGGTGGTGGCTTTCGTGCTGGGGGTGTTTTTCTGCTTTCTGCTTTATGTAGGGTTAGGTGCCCTGGCGGGGTTAAGCGCCGTGGGCGGCCTTGGCTATTATCTATCGTATTTTGCGCTGGACGAACAGTACCGGGCTCTCGGCCGGGGTCTGATCGACTCCCGTAATCTTGTTTATTTGCTAAGTCTAATCATTTTTTTTCTGCTGCTGACTGTCAATCGGCTGCACGTGAGCCGCTGA
- a CDS encoding tetratricopeptide repeat protein, which produces MAKKKQPAGPVRPVSKPLVTPSTSRSTRAADTTLRPPVRATATKPAGPSTTPSLPVDSRAVKWWPPVLLALLGFLLYVNTFSHEYALDDIAAIGQNLFVKKGLAGIPDLLRTEFWHFSNISLGYYRPLSLITFALEQEFFGDNPHISHMINTGLYALTGLVVGILLQKWLPKQTIPAFLIGLVFIAHPLHTEIVANIKGRDEVLSFLFISLMLLTYWRYLETKQVGWIVGACVSLYLAFLSKESSIVSLALIPAMQYWFARRNLWQSLISLWPFLIVAALFFYQKKLMIGTLSGNPPVDWANYPYAILKTEKSTTFKFLLHYIQLLVFPHPLVYDYSYNVIPTGGKGDLMTWAGFFTLLGLLYLTIRGFIKRTTWGFGLFWFFVTMAPGLGFIWLRGGIFAERFTYAAVMGFGFILIWAGQKLLVRKPIEAEPALVSSDLTQPARPLLVRYAPLLGLMAVVAGLYSFKTVDRNRDWKNNFILFNSALPYAPNSCQVQRHVANEWIEKGLKDRARLDSIQNALKTAKQPALVKQGQVAMDSALAAANKHGRWALDHLQESTRIYPNFGEAYFSMAYVFQKITPNVDSAKYYYKQTIRAANAYAPAYNNLGVIYQTEGFAQNDRRKLELASYYYNKSMVVNPAYVDGQNNRANLMKATGIDVNILPDSVLNKY; this is translated from the coding sequence ATGGCGAAAAAAAAGCAACCTGCCGGGCCGGTTCGTCCGGTATCCAAACCTCTCGTCACGCCGAGCACCAGTCGGTCGACTCGCGCGGCTGATACGACCCTGCGCCCACCCGTACGGGCAACGGCTACGAAGCCTGCCGGCCCGTCCACAACGCCCAGCCTGCCTGTCGACAGCCGGGCTGTGAAGTGGTGGCCGCCTGTCTTGCTTGCCCTGCTCGGATTCCTTCTGTATGTCAATACATTCAGTCATGAATACGCCCTGGACGACATTGCGGCCATCGGTCAGAACCTGTTCGTCAAGAAAGGGCTGGCGGGTATTCCGGACCTGCTCCGGACTGAGTTCTGGCACTTCAGTAATATTTCGCTGGGCTACTACCGCCCTCTGTCGCTCATTACGTTCGCGCTGGAGCAGGAGTTTTTCGGCGACAATCCGCACATCAGCCACATGATCAACACGGGGCTGTATGCACTGACGGGGTTGGTTGTTGGTATACTGCTGCAGAAGTGGCTGCCGAAGCAAACGATTCCGGCGTTTCTGATTGGCCTTGTCTTCATTGCTCACCCGCTCCACACAGAGATTGTGGCCAACATAAAAGGCCGGGACGAGGTACTGAGCTTTCTGTTTATCTCGCTGATGCTGCTGACTTACTGGCGGTATCTGGAAACAAAACAGGTCGGCTGGATTGTAGGCGCCTGTGTTTCGCTGTATCTGGCTTTTCTCTCGAAAGAGTCTTCCATAGTTAGTCTGGCCCTGATTCCGGCCATGCAGTACTGGTTCGCTCGTCGGAATCTCTGGCAATCGCTCATCAGTCTCTGGCCCTTCTTGATCGTTGCCGCTTTATTTTTCTATCAGAAGAAGTTGATGATCGGCACGCTCAGTGGCAACCCGCCGGTAGACTGGGCCAACTATCCTTACGCGATTTTGAAGACAGAGAAGTCGACTACGTTCAAATTTTTGCTGCATTACATTCAGTTGCTGGTGTTCCCGCATCCGCTAGTGTATGATTATTCCTACAATGTGATCCCAACCGGCGGTAAAGGTGATCTGATGACGTGGGCGGGCTTTTTCACTTTGTTAGGGCTGCTGTATCTGACCATACGCGGGTTTATTAAACGGACAACCTGGGGATTTGGCCTGTTCTGGTTCTTTGTTACTATGGCACCCGGCCTGGGCTTTATCTGGCTCCGGGGCGGCATCTTTGCCGAGCGCTTTACCTATGCGGCTGTTATGGGCTTCGGGTTTATTCTTATCTGGGCAGGGCAGAAGCTGCTGGTCCGCAAGCCCATTGAAGCCGAACCGGCATTGGTCAGTTCAGATCTGACTCAGCCAGCCCGGCCGCTTCTGGTGCGTTACGCTCCGCTGCTTGGCCTGATGGCGGTAGTGGCTGGTTTGTATTCGTTTAAGACGGTAGACCGTAACCGGGACTGGAAAAACAACTTCATTCTGTTCAACTCTGCGCTACCATACGCACCCAATAGCTGTCAGGTGCAGCGGCACGTTGCCAATGAATGGATTGAAAAAGGCCTGAAAGACCGCGCCCGGCTCGACTCGATTCAGAATGCGCTGAAGACCGCAAAACAACCGGCGTTGGTTAAACAAGGTCAGGTGGCGATGGACTCGGCGCTGGCAGCCGCGAATAAGCACGGCCGCTGGGCGCTCGATCACCTGCAGGAATCAACCCGGATCTATCCCAATTTTGGCGAAGCTTATTTTTCTATGGCGTATGTCTTCCAGAAAATAACGCCCAACGTAGACTCAGCCAAGTATTATTACAAACAGACCATTCGGGCCGCAAATGCCTATGCACCAGCGTATAATAACCTGGGTGTGATCTACCAGACAGAAGGATTTGCGCAGAACGATCGACGTAAGCTGGAACTGGCGTCGTACTATTACAATAAGTCGATGGTAGTAAACCCTGCCTATGTGGATGGTCAGAACAACCGCGCTAACCTGATGAAGGCAACGGGTATTGACGTGAATATACTGCCAGACAGCGTATTGAATAAGTACTAG
- a CDS encoding alpha/beta hydrolase, translated as MKLYSTLNSVITASLVLGLTLLSGCEQTEPAEGPVDTGAARSATQTSTLVSATPVGSYKTTQSGRYNVQAFRLVYATSNVDGSPIQASGLLLVPQKNTPSPMLSMQHFTIESELMAPSYYSPGTESYTTGNQFASEGYIVSAADYIGYGASRNVPHPYEHRSSLASASLDMLRAARQYLTQKSISWDGRLFIEGYSEGGFATLSLQKKLEQEVPGEFNLIASSLGAGAHDKPEFMKYIINNKTSGNAGYNKKYLWTLLTYDRIYGLNRPMSFYFKEPYASQITQKGKDASISVSLHVTFTDNFRQGVNNGTDVAFLNAVNDNDIHDWKPSARTRFYHGDADQLVFYFNSKNASDAMNRRQAPGVDLSTLRGKGHDNAISDFISGTDLLFAQLAR; from the coding sequence ATGAAACTTTACTCAACGCTCAACTCTGTAATTACCGCAAGTCTGGTCCTGGGGTTAACCTTATTGTCTGGCTGTGAGCAGACCGAACCCGCTGAAGGACCGGTGGATACGGGAGCCGCCCGATCAGCAACGCAAACCTCAACTCTTGTCTCGGCTACGCCCGTGGGCAGCTATAAGACTACTCAGTCGGGAAGGTACAATGTGCAGGCTTTTCGACTCGTTTACGCAACCAGCAATGTAGATGGCTCGCCCATTCAGGCGTCGGGCTTACTGCTAGTCCCGCAGAAGAACACCCCTTCGCCAATGCTAAGCATGCAGCATTTCACCATCGAATCCGAGTTGATGGCGCCTTCGTATTATTCGCCGGGAACGGAAAGCTATACGACTGGTAATCAGTTCGCTTCAGAAGGCTATATTGTATCGGCTGCCGATTATATTGGCTATGGCGCATCGCGTAACGTACCGCATCCGTACGAACATCGCAGCAGCCTGGCATCGGCCAGTTTGGACATGCTTCGGGCTGCCCGTCAGTATCTGACCCAGAAGAGTATCTCCTGGGATGGCCGGTTGTTTATAGAAGGTTATTCAGAAGGCGGTTTTGCTACGCTGTCCCTTCAGAAAAAGCTGGAGCAGGAAGTGCCGGGCGAATTTAACCTGATTGCATCGAGTCTGGGGGCCGGGGCACACGATAAACCTGAGTTCATGAAATACATTATTAACAACAAGACCAGCGGAAACGCCGGCTATAACAAAAAATACCTCTGGACCTTGTTAACCTATGACCGTATCTACGGCCTGAACCGACCAATGTCGTTTTACTTTAAGGAACCCTATGCTTCGCAGATTACCCAAAAAGGCAAGGATGCATCGATTAGCGTCAGTCTGCACGTAACGTTTACGGATAATTTCCGGCAGGGTGTCAATAACGGAACCGATGTTGCGTTTCTGAATGCGGTGAATGACAATGATATCCACGACTGGAAACCCAGCGCCCGGACGCGTTTTTACCATGGTGACGCCGATCAACTGGTCTTTTACTTTAATTCTAAGAACGCCAGCGATGCCATGAATCGCCGTCAGGCACCGGGGGTTGACCTGAGTACGTTGCGCGGAAAAGGGCATGATAACGCAATCAGCGATTTTATTAGCGGCACCGATTTGCTGTTTGCACAACTGGCCCGCTAA